Proteins encoded together in one Mycobacterium simiae window:
- a CDS encoding FkbM family methyltransferase — MSGASSAKRRLAPAAKKVAPRFFWRRKYRILERLGQSRADLRLARSMCDPNRVSVDVGADVGQFTIAMLAASRSVIAFEPRPTQARELTAMFRAVGAAVQVEAVALSDRTGVVSMRVVESEPGRSTIDSANSLTDVNHGNIRHTDVPVKRLDDLALDDVGLIKIDVEGHELAVLRGAADTLSRNRPAILLEAENRHHPDAVAEATELLTGLGYAGYFELDGDRRPISEFDPAVHQDPANAGRAEDDWVARGVYVNNFAFLPVGVER, encoded by the coding sequence GTGTCTGGGGCAAGTTCGGCTAAACGCCGCCTTGCCCCTGCGGCGAAAAAGGTCGCACCTCGGTTCTTCTGGCGTCGGAAATACCGCATTTTGGAACGGCTGGGCCAGTCCCGCGCCGACCTGCGGTTGGCTCGGTCCATGTGCGATCCCAACCGGGTTTCCGTGGATGTCGGCGCCGACGTCGGCCAGTTCACAATTGCCATGTTGGCGGCCTCGCGATCGGTGATCGCGTTCGAACCACGACCGACCCAGGCCCGCGAGTTGACGGCGATGTTCCGTGCGGTGGGCGCCGCCGTCCAGGTGGAAGCTGTGGCGTTATCGGACCGGACCGGAGTTGTGTCGATGCGGGTCGTCGAGTCCGAGCCGGGCCGGAGCACTATCGACTCCGCCAACTCACTCACCGACGTCAACCACGGCAACATCCGCCACACCGACGTCCCGGTCAAAAGACTCGACGATCTCGCTTTGGATGACGTCGGCCTCATCAAGATCGACGTGGAAGGCCACGAACTAGCTGTGCTGCGTGGCGCCGCGGACACGCTGTCGCGCAATCGACCGGCAATCCTGCTCGAAGCCGAAAATCGCCACCATCCCGATGCCGTCGCCGAGGCCACCGAGTTGCTGACCGGACTCGGCTACGCGGGTTACTTCGAACTCGATGGGGATCGACGTCCGATATCGGAATTCGACCCGGCCGTGCACCAGGATCCGGCTAACGCGGGTCGGGCCGAGGATGACTGGGTGGCCCGCGGCGTCTACGTCAACAATTTCGCCTTCCTTCCCGTGGGCGTCGAGCGGTAG